The Salvelinus sp. IW2-2015 linkage group LG31, ASM291031v2, whole genome shotgun sequence genome window below encodes:
- the LOC111956000 gene encoding transcription factor AP-4 isoform X2, giving the protein MQSINAGFQSLKTLLPHTDGEKLSKAAILQQTSDYIFALEQEKTQLLQQNNQLKRFIQEFSGSSPKRRRGAEEKDEGIGSPDILEEEKAEELRREMLELRQQLDKERSARMILEEQVRSLDMVLHPERLKVITQQVQEEQAHIQTQTLLRLQQLHAETSAERDRHAAHSPQVRSPAPTHHPTVIVPAPTLTPHHVTVVTMSPASNTSTVSTSRQNLDTIVQAIQHIERTQERRGSAEEERRRAVIVSPAHVSMDTTGSDTASDSEGEEDCSMN; this is encoded by the exons ATGCAGAGCATCAACGCAGGGTTCCAGTCGCTGAAAACACTCCTGCCACACACAGACGGCGAGAAACTCAGCAAG GCTGCCATCCTACAGCAGACGTCAGACTACATCTTTGCTCTGGAGCAAGAGAAGACCCAGCTACTGCAGCAGAACAACCAGCTCAAACGCTTCATACAG gaGTTCAGTGGTTCCTCCCCAAAGAGGAGGCGTGGGGCGGAGGAGAAGGATGAAGGGATCGGCTCCCCGGACATTCTGGAGGAGGAGAAAGCCgaggagctgaggagagagatGTTGGAGCTCAGACAACAGTTGGACAAGGAGCGCTCGGCGAGGATGATACTAGaggaacag GTGCGTTCTCTGGACATGGTGCTGCACCCAGAGAGGCTGAAGGTGATCACCCAGCAGGTCCAGGAGGAGCAGGCTCACATCCAGACCCAGACCTTACTGAGGCTACAGCAGCTCCATGCAGAGACCAGTGCAGAGAGGGACAGACACGCAGCACACAGCCCACAG gTGCGGTCCCCAGCCCCAACTCACCACCCCACGGTCATCGTCCCCGCCCCCACGCTGACCCCGCACCACGTCACCGTGGTTACCATGAGCCCCGCCTCCAACACCAGCACAGTGTCAACGTCCCGGCAGAACCTGGATACCATCGTACAG GCCATCCAGCACATCGAACGTACCCAGGAGAGGAGGGGCAGtgctgaggaggagagaagacgagCAGTCATCGTCAGCCCTGCCCACGTCTCCATGGATACCACCGGCTCTGACACGGCCTCcgacagtgagggagaggaggactgcTCCATGAACTAA
- the LOC111956000 gene encoding transcription factor AP-4 isoform X1, giving the protein MEYFMMPTEKALQQFKKSEKDVIGGLCSLANIPLSPETAQDQERRIRREIANSNERRRMQSINAGFQSLKTLLPHTDGEKLSKAAILQQTSDYIFALEQEKTQLLQQNNQLKRFIQEFSGSSPKRRRGAEEKDEGIGSPDILEEEKAEELRREMLELRQQLDKERSARMILEEQVRSLDMVLHPERLKVITQQVQEEQAHIQTQTLLRLQQLHAETSAERDRHAAHSPQVRSPAPTHHPTVIVPAPTLTPHHVTVVTMSPASNTSTVSTSRQNLDTIVQAIQHIERTQERRGSAEEERRRAVIVSPAHVSMDTTGSDTASDSEGEEDCSMN; this is encoded by the exons TCTGGCCAACATCCCGCTCAGCCCGGAGACTGCTCAGGACCAGGAGAGGCGTATCCGCCGGGAGATCGCAAATAGTAACGAGCGGCGCCGAATGCAGAGCATCAACGCAGGGTTCCAGTCGCTGAAAACACTCCTGCCACACACAGACGGCGAGAAACTCAGCAAG GCTGCCATCCTACAGCAGACGTCAGACTACATCTTTGCTCTGGAGCAAGAGAAGACCCAGCTACTGCAGCAGAACAACCAGCTCAAACGCTTCATACAG gaGTTCAGTGGTTCCTCCCCAAAGAGGAGGCGTGGGGCGGAGGAGAAGGATGAAGGGATCGGCTCCCCGGACATTCTGGAGGAGGAGAAAGCCgaggagctgaggagagagatGTTGGAGCTCAGACAACAGTTGGACAAGGAGCGCTCGGCGAGGATGATACTAGaggaacag GTGCGTTCTCTGGACATGGTGCTGCACCCAGAGAGGCTGAAGGTGATCACCCAGCAGGTCCAGGAGGAGCAGGCTCACATCCAGACCCAGACCTTACTGAGGCTACAGCAGCTCCATGCAGAGACCAGTGCAGAGAGGGACAGACACGCAGCACACAGCCCACAG gTGCGGTCCCCAGCCCCAACTCACCACCCCACGGTCATCGTCCCCGCCCCCACGCTGACCCCGCACCACGTCACCGTGGTTACCATGAGCCCCGCCTCCAACACCAGCACAGTGTCAACGTCCCGGCAGAACCTGGATACCATCGTACAG GCCATCCAGCACATCGAACGTACCCAGGAGAGGAGGGGCAGtgctgaggaggagagaagacgagCAGTCATCGTCAGCCCTGCCCACGTCTCCATGGATACCACCGGCTCTGACACGGCCTCcgacagtgagggagaggaggactgcTCCATGAACTAA